Proteins found in one Cheilinus undulatus linkage group 9, ASM1832078v1, whole genome shotgun sequence genomic segment:
- the pus7 gene encoding pseudouridylate synthase 7 homolog, with product MADSDPVLVPAQVGEKRGCPEDEEKDLPSKKLRVEKDSKNGGPPHSDEELVDEASDGEEDGETFADMMKHGLTEVDVGILKYVSDHEGFSGVLKERYSDFVVHEINKQGKIVHLDDLSIPAEAEVSEVEEQPKESDVLTEEQKKQLGELQLFKNKETNVSIEMMDDTKEKRTLVHKAIKTQFPGLETKTEEKEGRKFIVAYHAAGKKALAAPRKHFWPKNRGSFCHFVLYKENKDTMDAINVLSKFLRLRPNMFSYMGTKDKRAITVQEIAVLRITAERLAHLNKCLMNLKLGNFSYKNHPLKLGELQGNHFTVVIRNISGTDEQVHKAMASLKQTGFINYYGMQRFGTTAVPTQHVGRAILKNDWKEVVDLILKPRPGAEKEFLVRCREEWAKTQDPEAALKKLPNKRCVEGQLLRGLSMYGKKDIVNAFGLIPRNNRLMYIHSYQSVVWNTMVSRRIEAFGLKAVEGDLVLRGTTACVLSAEEAQTHSIHDIVMPLPGFDVIYPTHHVGKGYRELLSADGLDIDNMRHKVKDYSLAGAYRRIIIRPSDVSWEVIQYDDPRISLVHSDFEKLENKPAPIFNKEGKYRALRLEFSLPPSTYATMAIREVLKLDTSIKKQTQLNTTWFN from the exons ATGGCTGATTCAGATCCCGTGCTTGTGCCTGCTCAGGTAGGGGAAAAGAGAGGTTGCCCTGAAGATGAAGAGAAAGACCTACCATCAAAGAAACTCAGAGTTGAGAAGGACAGCAAGAACGGAGGCCCTCCCCATTCAGATGAAGAGCTTGTGGACGAAGCCAGTGATGGAGAGGAAGATGGTGAGACCTTTGCTGATATGATGAAGCATGGCCTCACTGAGGTGGATGTTGGCATCCTGAAGTATGTCAGTGACCATGAGGGCTTCTCTGGAGTCCTGAAGGAAAG ATATTCAGATTTTGTGGTGCATGAAATCAACAAACAAGGAAAGATAGTGCATTTAGATGACCTCTCAATCCCTGCAGAGGCTGAG gtgtcagaggtTGAAGAGCAGCCAAAAGAATCTGATGTGCTGACTGAAGAACAGAAAAAGCAGCTTGGGGAGCTGCAGCTTTTCAAGAATAAAGAGACCAACGTCTCTATTGAG ATGATGGACGACACAAAAGAGAAGCGAACACTGGTCCACAAAGCCATCAAGACTCAGTTTCCTGGTCTGGAGACAAAGACAGAAGAGAAGGAAGGCCGCAAGTTCATCGTGGCCTACCACGCCGCTGGGAAGAAAGCTTTGGCAG CTCCAAGGAAACACTTCTGGCCAAAAAACCGGGGCAGCTTCTGCCACTTTGTCCTGTACAAGGAGAACAAGGACACCATGGATGCGATCAATGTGCTGTCAAAGTTCCTCAG GCTGAGACCCAACATGTTTTCCTACATGGGAACCAAGGACAAGAGAGCCATCACTGTGCAAGAGATTGCAGTGCTCAG gATCACAGCAGAAAGATTGGCTCACCTCAACAAGTGCCTTATGAACCTTAAGCTGGGAAATTTCAGCTACAAAAACCACCCTCTAAAGCTGGGAGAACTGCAGGGAAACCACTTCACTGTCGTAATCAG GAACATCTCAGGAACAGATGAGCAGGTCCATAAGGCCATGGCATCTCTCAAGCAGACAGGATTCATTAATTACTACGGCATGCAGCGATTTGGCACCACGGCTGTGCCCACACAACACGTTGGCAG AGCTATTTTGAAAAACGACTGGAAAGAGGTGGTGGATTTAATTCTGAAGCCTCGTCCCGGAG CTGAGAAAGAGTTCCTGGTGCGCTGCAGGGAGGAGTGGGCTAAGACTCAGGACCCAGAAGCCGCGCTGAAAAAGCTGCCTAACAAACGCTGCGTGGAGGGGCAACTGCTCAGAGGCCTGTCCATGTATGGGAAGAAGGACATAGTTAATGCTTTTGGACTG aTTCCTCGTAACAACCGTCTGATGTACATCCACAGCTACCAGAGCGTGGTGTGGAACACCATGGTGAGCAGACGGATCGAAGCCTTCGGTCTCAAGGCTGTGGAGGGAGACCTGGTGCTCCGAGGAA CCACAGCATGCGTGCTGTCTGCAGAGGAGGCTCAGACTCACTCGATCCATGACATTGTGATGCCACTTCCTGGTTTTGATGTCATCTACCCGACTCATCATG TGGGTAAAGGGTACAGAGAGCTGCTCTCAGCAGACGGGTTGGACATCGACAACATGAGACACAAAGTGAAGGACTACTCTCTAGCCGGAGCCTACAGACGCATCATCATCAGACCCAGTGACGTCAGCTG GGAGGTGATTCAGTATGACGACCCCAGGATCTCCCTGGTGCATAGTGACTTTGAGAAACTGGAGAACAAACCTGCTCCCATCTTTAACAAAG AGGGGAAGTATCGGGCTCTGCGATTGGAGTTCTCCCTTCCCCCCTCCACCTATGCCACCATGGCCATCAGAGAGGTCCTGAAGCTGGACACAAGTATCAAGAAACAAACACAGCTCAACACAACCTGGTTTAACTGA